In one Brienomyrus brachyistius isolate T26 chromosome 7, BBRACH_0.4, whole genome shotgun sequence genomic region, the following are encoded:
- the pargl gene encoding poly(ADP-ribose) glycohydrolase, which produces MSDRRTGDKQSIPPEAGPSGVGDPAHISGSDQHAKKEPSVSHSSGASKRNDSSQMNDILHHDDKAHKGQSRRMSSSYDESRSQSGQATGGEVARQINNRTPLSKLKSLPTCHMELDKLSFSKHHTVLVNVDEFQHKRLVPQHGKPKWNSCSVKMPYLTESVMQSNIYQTERTRWNGICKTLSHLPKTPSSFDVENAIKRCNPKYKDHWSFDALHYFSKSLTIEERMDMSSILYKIAVLALRLPDLCPKAIPLLRRDQYHSITMSQLQIACLLANAFYCTFPHRNASHHNSEYFNYPTINFSSLFGNWSPRKQQKLKAIFNYFKIVSDHEKEIEGLVTFERCSLHVPPQWERESKMLTNLHVSSEGTIEDKGLGMLQVDFACSMVGGGVLGNGLVQEEILFLCYPELIVSRLFTEKLADHECLRITGVQQYNTYTGFSDTFQCREFCIDRCQRDEWLRRQRKMVAIDALNFKNQREQYDMRRVDRELNKAYCGFRGEEDIPPDYLPAIATGNWGCGAFKGDPKLKGLIQLMAAAVAGRDVAYFTFHSKHLEMELLGMYEFLIHHTVTVARLYELLKLYCRLVNESREPEDLFRFIKRAITDTTCRH; this is translated from the exons ATGTCAGATCGCCGTACTGGGGACAAACAGAGCATTCCTCCCGAGGCTGGACCATCAGGCGTAGGCGATCCGGCGCACATATCCGGAAGTGACCAACATGCGAAAAAGGAACCCTCTG TCTCTCATTCCTCAGGCGCGTCCAAACGGAATGACAGCTCTCAAATGAACGATATACTCCACCATGATGACAAGGCACACAAGGGTCAGAGTCGCAGGATGTCGTCCAGTTATGATGAGAGCAGGTCCCAGTCAGGACAGGCAACAGGAGGTGAAGTGGCGAGACAGATCAACAACAGGACACCCCTGTCTAAGCTGAAGAGCCTCCCTACTTGCCATATGGAACTGGATAAGTTGTCCTTCAGCAAGCACCACACAGTTCTGGTCAAC GTAGATGAATTCCAACATAAGCGGTTGGTACCACAACATGGCAAACCCAAATGGAATAGTTGTTCTGTGAAAATGCCTTACTTGACTGAAAGTGTTATGCAGTCAAACATTTACCAG ACTGAAAGAACACGATGGAATGGAATTTGTAAAACTTTGTCCCATCTCCCAAAGACCCCATCATCATTTGACGTTGAG AATGCAATAAAGAGATGCAACCCAAAGTACAAAGACCATTGGTCTTTTGATGCTCTGCATTATTTCTCTAAG TCCCTAACCATTGAGGAGCGTATGGACATGTCTTCCATTCTGTACAAAATAGCTGTACTGGCCCTCAGGTTGCCGGACCTTTGCCCGAAG GCCATTCCCTTGCTGAGACGCGACCAGTATCACTCCATCACGATGTCTCAGCTCCAGATCGCTTGCCTGCTGGCCAACGCCTTTTACTGCACCTTCCCCCACCGCAACGCCTCCCACCACAACTCAGAGTACTTCAACTACCCCACCATAAACTTCTCCAG CTTGTTTGGGAACTGGTCACCAAGGAAACAGCAGAAACTCAAAGCCATTTTCAACTACTTCAAGATAGTTTCAGATCACG AAAAAGAGATCGAGGGACTGGTAACCTTCGAGAGGTGCTCTCTTCATGTCCCTCCGCAATGGGAAAG GGAATCCAAAATGCTGACTAACCTTCACGTCTCCTCGGAAGGCACCATTGAGGATAAGGGCCTGGGCATGCTGCAG GTGGACTTTGCCTGCAGCATGGTAGGAGGGGGTGTGCTTGGGAACGGACTGGTCCAGGAGGAGATCCTGTTCCTCTGCTACCCAGAGCTCATTGTGTCCAGGCTTTTCACTGAGAAGCTGGCCGACCACGAGTGTCTCCGGATCACTG GTGTCCAGCAGTACAACACATACACTGGCTTCAGCGACACCTTTCAGTGTAGGGAATTTTGCATAGACCGATGCCAGAG GGACGAATGGCTCAGACGTCAGAGAAAGATGGTCGCCATTGACGCCTTGAACTTCAAAAACCAGAGGGAGCAGTACGACATGAGGCGCGTAGACCGTGAGCTGAACAAG GCCTACTGTGGTTTCCGGGGAGAAGAGGACATCCCTCCCGATTACCTCCCAGCTATAGCTACTGGGAACTGGGGCTGTGGTGCCTTTAAGGGTGACCCCAAACTCAAAG GTCTTATACAGTTAATGGCTGCAGCCGTGGCTGGGAGAGATGTGGCCTACTTCACGTTCCACAGCAAGCACCTTGAAATGGAGCTGCTGGGGATGTACGAGTTCCTCATCCATCATACTGTGACAGTGG CTCGGCTCTATGAGCTACTCAAACTTTACTGCAGGCTTGTGAATGAGAGTCGAGAGCCTGAAGACCTCTTTAGGTTCATCAAACGTGCTATCACCGACACGACATGCAGACACTAA